Genomic DNA from Candidatus Methylomirabilota bacterium:
GCTGACGGACACCGTCTGGCCGGGGGGAGCCAATATCGTCGCTCTCGGCGCCGATCACCTGTTCGCCGCCGGGCAGGAAGACGCGCACGGCATGGCCCTGTTGCGGGCGACGGAGTTTGCCGTGCGGCTCCACGGCGCCAGGTCCGATCTCCGGCCGAGGGCCGAGAGGTCGGGGACGCCAGCAGAAGGCGACAGCGGCGGGGACCTCGACCCGCCGCGGCCGCAGGAGTTGGCCCCAATCCGAAAATAGATCGAGCAGTCGGCGATGGTACGATAAGGCGCGCTGAGATCCACTGGTATGAAACGCCTGGCCGCACGTTATGTCCTGTGTCTCGACGACTGCGGCTACCCCGAGTCCCTCGCGGTAGGTAAGGTCTATCACCGACTCGCGGATCGAGAAGGCGCCCGCAGCGGCCTCATCAGGGTCGTGGACGAAACCGGCGAGGATTACCTCTCCTCCGCGAAAGCCAAGGTGCTGTAGTCCGCCGTCGCGTCGCCCTCGAGCTCGGCGCCCTCGCGGTCCTCGCGACGCTCTTCCTCGTGCTGGTCCCGGAGCGGCCGATCTTCGTCGATCTCGGGCTCGCGTTGCTGGCCCTGGGCCTGGTCGCGCTGACCGCGAGAGACACGCGCGAGCGTGTCTGGGGCGCGCCGTTCCTGTCGGCGGCCGACCGCGTCCGCCATTCGACGCGTCATCTCCTGATCGGCACGGCCGCGGTCGCGCTGCTCTTCGCTGCCTGGCGGATCGCGCTCGGCGGGCAACTCCTGAAGCCGACCCTCTTCGCGGCGCTCGTCGCCTTCGTGCCGTGGGCGCTCCTCCAGCAAGCGCTCTTCCAGTT
This window encodes:
- a CDS encoding CPBP family intramembrane glutamic endopeptidase codes for the protein MLVPERPIFVDLGLALLALGLVALTARDTRERVWGAPFLSAADRVRHSTRHLLIGTAAVALLFAAWRIALGGQLLKPTLFAALVAFVPWALLQQALFQFYLLGRVRALLPGSPRLVVASVNGLFFGAVHLPAWDLTLVTIVAGSVWSWYYLRDRSLLPIALSHAVLGATYFYWVHGQDLVQRWLGAL